From the Purpureocillium takamizusanense chromosome 6, complete sequence genome, one window contains:
- a CDS encoding uncharacterized protein (COG:J~EggNog:ENOG503P46F), whose protein sequence is MYELAPHDSFLPDRSTPFPAADSIIYNPPASEASPAHTPFIFLPRSDPRRAALVRLRNSPDAAASALAPTPVEDGDLPPAMRYPRRQPRYNLKKEDIAEIKRLREEDPIKWSVGQLSKKFDCSPIFVRMVAPAPAEHLDYLKAKLERKMTRWGPKKTQAREDRRRRAEMVYRGEL, encoded by the exons atgtacgaa CTCGCCCCCCACGACTCCTTCCTCCCCGACCGGTCCACCCCCTTCCCGGCCGCCGATTCCATCATCTAcaacccgcccgcctccgagGCATCCCCCGCGCACACGCCCTTCATCTTCCTGCCGCGGAGCGACCCCCGCCGTGCGGCCCTCGTGCGCCTCCGCAACAgcccagacgccgccgcctccgcgctGGCACcgacgcccgtcgaggacggggacctgccgcccgccatgcgcTACCCCAGGAGGCAACCCCGATACAACCTCAAGAAGGAGGACATCGCCGAGATTAAGCGCCTCAGGGAAGAGGATCCCATCAAGTGGAGCGTGGGGCAGCTCTCGAAGAAGTTTGACTGCTCGCCTATATTCGTCAGGATGGTGGCCCCGGCCCCTGCGGAGCATCTCGACTACCTCAAGGCCAAGTTGGAACGGAAGATGACTCGCTGGGGCCCCAAGAAGACCCAGGCCAGGGAAGACCGCAGGAGAAGGGCCGAGATGGTGTATCGAGGCGAATTATAA
- the CHS2_2 gene encoding Chitin synthase (COG:M~CAZy:GT2_Chitin_synth~TransMembrane:7 (o557-576i588-612o632-654i666-691o711-733i842-863o883-909i)~EggNog:ENOG503NUPC) produces the protein MAYNRLGDYPEQMDHRGSPYRTPSPGHPLQQGYQLEENPYNQQQRLTPGAHGQYQRYGTPSDQLDINAAHSVDNLSYGAHHQGYGDSVVNPELMHDEYGGRHATYPNQPPHDDGYYDQRPVDDGHGYDLDDRRPMLEHQQSSYDDPYHDQPPPPQQQQQQQQQMGPGVKRWKTVKKVLLYRGNLVLDCPVPPILLQQNPHGERDEFTHMRYTAATCDPSDFYNENFTLRQKLFSKPRHTELFIVVTMYNEDDVLFARTMIGVFKNIEYMCNRPNSKTWGKDAWKKIVVCVVSDGRAKINPRTKAVLSGMGVYQEGIAKQQVNGKDVTSHIYEYTTQTHLTLKNDVVGLVHKRQPVQMLFCLKEKNQKKINSHRWFFQAFGRVLDPNICVLLDAGTRPGGNSIYHLWKAFDLEPMCGGACGEIKAMLGTGGKNLINPLVATQNFEYKMSNILDKPLESAFGFISVLPGAFSAYRYVALQNDKNGKGPLEKYFLGETLHGGSSAGLFESNMYLAEDRILCFELVTKRNCHWILQYVKSANGETDVPDTVTELVLQRRRWLNGSFFAAIYAIAHFHEFFRSDHSMLRKLAFFVEFVFQTINMIFAWFAIGNFFLVFKILTTSLGNKDLLGKTGEILGVVFTWLYGVCLITCFVLSMGNRPAGSGKLYSAMVWFWACIMIYLMFAAIFIAVKAIIADVNDADGFSIDQLFKNPVFYTLIISVMSTFGIWLIASLIMFDPWHMITSFVQYMLLTPTYTNVLNVYAFCNTHDVSWGTKGDDKVEKLPSVNTKGGEGKTDLPDEGDLNAQYQREVSLFSTKFKAVKTPPTAAQLQEKQMDYYRGVRTGVVLIWMITNFALAAVVLSSAGLEKITPTRGSLENEQLARSNIYMTIVLWSVAVLSGFKFLGALWFLIVRMFRGV, from the exons ATGGCCTACAATCGACTAG GAGACTATCCCGAACAGATGGATCATCGCGGGAGTCCGTATCGGACCCCGTCGCCTGGCCATCCCCTCCAGCAGGGCTACCAGCTTGAGGAGAACCCTTACAATCAACAGCAGCGGCTGACACCAGGCGCCCATGGCCAGTATCAGCGCTACGGCACGCCGAGCGATCAGCTTGATATAAATGCGGCG CACTCGGTCGATAATCTGTCGTATGGCGCCCACCACCAGGGCTACGGGGATAGCGTCGTCAACCCCGAGCTGATGCACGACGAATATGGCGGGAGGCATGCGACATACCCGaaccagccgccgcacgaCGATGGCTACTACGACCAGCggcccgtcgacgatggccacGGAtacgacctcgacgaccgccgGCCGATGCTGGAGCACCAACAGTCGTCTTACGACGACCCCTACCacgaccagccgccgccgccgcagcagcagcagcagcagcagcagcagatgggCCCAGGAGTCAAGCGCTGGAAGACAGTCAAGAAGGTCCTGCTGTACCGCGGgaacctcgtcctcgactgCCCTGTGCCGCCGATACTGCTCCAACAGAACCcccacggcgagcgcgacgagttCACCCACATGCGCTACACGGCGGCCACGTGCGACCCGTCCGACTTTTACAACGAGAACTTTACGCTGCGGCAGAAGCTGTTCAGCAAGCCGCGCCACACGGAGCTCTTCATCGTTGTGACCATGTacaacgaggacgacgttTTGTTTGCGCGCACCATGATTGGCGTCTTCAAGAACATCGAGTACATGTGCAATCGACCCAACAGCAAGACGTGGGGCAAGGACGCCTGGAAGAAGATTGTCGTGTGCGTCGtcagcgacggccgcgccaaGATCAACCCCCGCACCAAGGCCGTCTTGTCCGGCATGGGCGTCTACCAGGAGGGCATCGCGAAGCAGCAGGTCAACGGCAAGGACGTGACCTCTCACATCTACGAGTATACCACGCAGACGCACCTGACGCTCAAgaacgacgtcgtcggcctcgtccacaAGCGCCAGCCCGTGCAGATGCTCTTTTGCCTCAAGGAGAAGAACCAGAAGAAGATCAACTCGCACCGCTGGTTCTTCCAGGCGTTTGGGCGCGTGCTCGACCCCAACATCTGCGTCCTGCTCGATGCCGGCACGCGACCCGGTGGCAACTCTATCTACCACCTGTGGAAGGCTTTTGACCTGGAGCCcatgtgcggcggcgcctgtgGCGAGATCAAGGCTATGTTGGGCACAGGCGGCAAGAACCTGATCAACCCGCTCGTCGCGACGCAGAACTTTGAGTACAAGATGAGCAACATCCTCGACAAGCCTCTGGAGTCGGCGTTTGGCTTCATCTCCGTCCTGCCGGGTGCCTTTTCGGCGTACCGCTACGTTGCGCTGCAAAACGACAAGAACGGCAAGGGTCCGCTGGAAAAGTACTTCTTGGGCGAGACGTTGCACGGAGGCAGTAGTGCCGGTCTCTTTGAGTCCAACATGTACCTGGCCGAGGACCGAATTCTCTGCTTTGAGCTCGTCACTAAGCGCAACTGCCACTGGATCCTGCAGTACGTCAAGTCGGCCAACGGCGAGACGGACGTGCCCGACACGGTCACGgagctggtgctgcagcggcgccgctggctcAACGGatccttcttcgccgccatctaCGCCATCGCCCATTTCCACGAATTCTTCCGCTCCGACCACTCGATGCTCCGAAAGCTGGCCTTTTTCGTCGAGTTTGTCTTCCAGACCATCAACATGATCTTTGCGTGGTTCGCTATCGGCAACTTCTTCTTAGTATTCAAGATTTTGACTACCAGTCTGGGCAACAAGGACCTGCtgggcaagacgggcgagatTCTGGGCGTCGTCTTCACCTGGCTGTACGGCGTCTGCCTCATCACCTGCTTTGTGCTGTCCATGGGTAATCGGCCGGCGGGGTCTGGCAAGCTGTATAGCGCCATGGTGTGGTTTTGGGCGTGCATCATGAT ATATCTCATGTTTGCGGCCATCTtcatcgccgtcaaggccatcattGCCGACGTCaatgacgccgacggcttCAGCATCGACCAGCTGTTCAAAAATCCCGTCTTCTACACACTCATCATATCCGTCATGTCGACGTTTGGCATCTGGCTCATCGCGTCGCTCATCATGTTCGACCCGTGGCACATGATCACGTCGTTTGTGCAGTACATGCTCCTCACGCCGACGTACACCAACGTGCTTAACGTGTACGCGTTTTGCAACACGCACGACGTGTCGTGGGGCACAaagggcgacgacaaggtcgAGAAGCTCCCCTCGGTCAATAcaaagggcggcgagggcaagacggacctccccgacgagggcgacctcAACGCCCAGTACCAGCGCGAGGTGTCCCTCTTCAGCACAAAGttcaaggccgtcaagaCGCCCCCCACGGCCGCGCAGCTCCAGGAGAAGCAGATGGACTACTACCGCGGCGTGCGCaccggcgtcgtcctcatctgGATGATTACCAACTTtgccctcgcggccgtggtgctcagttcggccggcctcgagaaGATTACCCCCACGCGCGGCTCGCTTGAGaacgagcagctcgcccgctccAACATCTACATGACTATTGTGCTGTggagcgtcgccgtcctcagCGGCTTCAAGTTCCTCGGCGCGCTGTGGTTCCTCATCGTCCGCATGTTTAGAGGCGTCTAG
- the CPR6 gene encoding Peptidylprolyl isomerase (EggNog:ENOG503NXZR~COG:O), with product MASETDTKARPRVFFDISVGGKPTGRITMELYSDLVPKTVENFRALCTGEKGLGKSGKPLHYKGSIFHRVIKQFMIQGGDFTAGDGTGGESIYGAKFEDEAFPLKHEKPFLLSMANAGPDTNGSQFFITTVPTPHLDGKHVVFGEVLNGKSVVRQIENLQTLSGDKPTKDAVIADCGELTGDAALAADIKQPDAMGDPYEDFPDDVNEKLDANKILKIATDCKDYGNKAFKAGNFSLGLTKYEKGLRYLNEDPDLDDEPPTTKQSLDAVRFSLNSNSALLSIKLESWDDAVRFGTSALAVASTADADRAKAYYRRGFAYVRIKDEEAAIKDLEEALRLAPGDALVSNELAAVRAKAAARAAKEKAAYKKFFS from the exons ATGGCTTCCGAGACCGATACCAAGGCCCGCCCCCGGGTCTTCTTCGACATCTCCGTCGGTGGCAAGCCTACCGGCCGCATCACCATGGAGCTCTATTCCGATCTCGTCCCCAAGACCGTCGAGAACTTCCGCGCTCTCTGCACCGGCGAGAAGGGCCTCGGCAAGTCGGGCAAGCCCCTGCACTACAAGGGTTCCATCTTTCATCGAGTCATCAAGCAGTTCATGATTCAG GGTGGTGACTTTACCGCTGGCGATGGCACTGGCGGCGAGTCCATCTACGGCGCCAAGTTTGAGGACGAGGCGTTCCCCCTCAAGCACGAAAAGcccttcctcctctccaTGGCCAATGCCGGTCCCG ACACGAATGGCTCGCAGTTTTTCATCACAACGGTCCCGACGCCCCACCTCGACGGTAAGCATGTTGTCTTTGGCGAAGTCCTCAACGGAAAATCCGTTGTGCGCCAGATCGAGAACCTCCAGACCCTGTCCGGCGACAAGCCCACCAAGGATGCCGTCATTGCCGACTGCGGCGAGCTCACGGgggatgccgccctcgccgccgacatcaaGCAGCCCGATGCCATGGGCGACCCGTACGAGGACttccccgacgacgtcaacgagaagctcgacgccaacaaGATCCTCAAGATCGCCACCGACTGCAAGGACTATGGCAACAAGGCCTTCAAGGCGGGCAACTTCAGCCTGGGGCTGACCAAGTACGAGAAGGGCCTGCGCTACCTCAACGAGGACCCTGACCTGGACGATgagccgcccaccaccaagcagagcctcgacgccgttCGATTCTCGCTCAACAGCAACTCGGCCCTCCTCAGCATCAAGCTGGAGTCGTGGGACGATGCCGTCAGGTTCGGGAcctcggccctcgccgtcgccagcaccgccgacgcggaccgCGCCAAGGCGTACTACCGCCGCGGCTTCGCCTACGTGCgcatcaaggacgaggaggccgccatcaaggacctcgaggaggcgcttCGCCTGGCCcccggcgacgccctcgtctccaacgagctggcggcggttagggccaaggcggcggcccgggcaGCCAAGGAGAAGGCCGCGTATAAGAAGTTCTTTTCGTAG
- a CDS encoding uncharacterized protein (EggNog:ENOG503NYYG), which translates to MSLAEAPSLKSGEAYRGTPDDSSYDDSTPRATDNAEPESQASDGNKKSTKGKKRSLFGFGKKKPDTSFKSGSSTEPPSLPKDGSKLSSTSRSTASPTPNTTTQGEHGHPFVLPASPSRGLSGSPRVSSPAGSQIFERDVQDSTVLKPSSPAIPTHIQTENYIPSVLDDASEAITNHKLDPDAVEIVTHSSHQPASVTVTGAAATQGSSTPYDQTSSEWAAELASFADHVGLPPDNASHYGSLDSADVRRLSFISFADVVQAEHNPHATTVGSRESIHLAGLTSIPPPLLNRSPSPIRSPVSSQGPGTSPPTSNPGSMKGVDLSPPRKPLGSPASGGPHNLAAPNDLNIETMRQALRRTGSADLGGVRSLPQSPLEGPGSR; encoded by the coding sequence ATGTctctcgccgaggcgccgtcGCTCAAGAGTGGCGAGGCCTACAGGGGCACacccgacgacagcagctACGACGATTCGACACCGCGAGCTACCGACAACGCGGAGCCCGAATCCCAGGCGAGTGACGGCAACAAGAAGAgcaccaagggcaagaaaCGAAGCTTGTTTGGCTtcggcaagaagaagcccgaCACATCCTTCAAGTCTGGGTCCAGCACTGAACCGCCCTCGCTGCCCAAGGACGGCTCCAAGCTCTCGTCGACGTCTCGATCtacggcgtcgccgaccccCAACACGACGACGCAAGGCGAACACGGCCACCCCTTTGTGCTACCAGCCTCGCCAAGCCGAGGCCTGTCGGGCTCACCCCGCGTGTCGTCCCCCGCAGGCTCTCAGATCTTTGAGCGCGATGTCCAGGACAGCACCGTGCTGAAGCCGAGCTCCCCGGCGATCCCGACTCACATTCAGACCGAGAACTACATCCCGTcggtgctcgacgacgcgtcCGAAGCCATTACCAATCACAAGCTCGACCCAGATGCCGTCGAGATTGTTACCCACTCTTCACACCAGCCTGCGTCGGTCACGGTCACTggagcggccgcgacgcaaggcagcagcaccccgtACGACCAGACGTCGAGTGAGTGggccgcggagctggccTCCTTTGCGGACCACGTTGGGCTGCCCCCCGATAACGCATCTCACTACGGCTCTCTGGACTCTGCAGACGTGCGCAGATTGTCCTTTATCTCGTTCGCAGACGTCGTCCAAGCCGAACACAACCCGCACGCCACCACCGTCGGATCGCGCGAGAGCATACACTTGGCAGGGCTGACGTCCATTCCCCCGCCGTTACTGAaccgctcgccgtcgccgatcCGCTCGCCGGTGTCTAGCCAGGGCCCTGGAACGAGCCCTCCGACGAGCAATCCTGGCAGCATGAAGGGTGTCGACTTGAGCCCTCCTCGCAAGCCGCTAGGAAGCCCGGCCAGCGGCGGACCACACAACCTCGCTGCGCCAAACGATCTGAATATCGAGACGATGCGGCAAGCGCTGAGACGGACAGGAAGCGCAGACCTGGGTGGCGTGCGGAGCCTGCCCCAGAGCCCGTTGGAAGGGCCCGGGTCCCGCTGA
- a CDS encoding uncharacterized protein (EggNog:ENOG503NXWV), producing MARFVDLGEDGEDAAPAIQDALQREIRHLVNGSPAPDLEAPAQEPAPRVSNAMTDALSCYPIVVAIVSSIDLNSLDALSRTSRAIHDGLVQYRTILLASTLRCSNEKLPVNRDELLRYRARASNWHYMEDGRNCSGKAGSCARDMVDECRRCGEVICRNCTIKPPAPVALRERHRRLCVTCVRAPIGTLIHPPLDPDTPFYSEPVQRALCTCDAKGVWLCQPCGRSIRGADHEYQRIWKWRNQYGEVLGGLGTGIGDGDRGVICGREEECLAARDREQEVDCDAEDVRDTGQAPWIAELPSPASVATTPGHNGSPFSGMGTPLTTLIEEFRHENERTPSPQLGPGYARHEIEGIGGRVKRKLVRMVRVGACVPEWDDEKGSGSRVLAPEVNGCCRSWCGWCWRVIPGRKDINEETSSVGSARRPSSVSSGGRRPSS from the exons ATGGCTCGATTTGTCGATTtgggcgaggatggcgaagACGCCGCACCTGCAATACAAGACGCCCTACAGCGGGAGATTCGACATCTTGTCAATGGCTCCCCCGcgcccgacctcgaggcACCTGCCCaggagccggcgccgcgcgtatCGAACGCCATGACTGATGCATTGAGCTGTTATCC catcgtcgtcgccatcgttTCGTCAATCGATCTGAAttccctcgacgccctctccCGTACCAGCCGCGCAATCCACGATGGTTTAGTCCAGTATCGGACCATTCTTCTGGCTTCGACTCTTCGCTGTTCCAACGAAAAGCTCCCCGTTAACCGCGACGAACTGCTTCGATATCGGGCTCGTGCTAGCAACTGGCACTATATGGAAGATGGCAGGAATTGCAGCGGCAAGGCTGGTAGTTGCGCACGCGACATGGTCGACGAGTGTAGACGTTGCGGCGAGGTGATTTGCAGG AACTGCACCATCaagccgcccgctcccgtCGCGCTCCGCGAAAGACATCGCAGGCTCTGCGTCACCTGTGTGCGAGCCCCCATTGGGACTCTCATCCACCCGCCCCTAGATCCCGACACCCCTTTCTACTCAGAGCCCGTGCAGCGGGCCCTCTGCACATGCGACGCCAAGGGCGTTTGGCTCTGTCAACCCTGTGGACGCAGCATCCGGGGGGCAGACCACGAGTACCAACG CATATGGAAGTGGCGAAACCAGTATGGCGAAGTCCTTGGAGGCCTTGGCACCGGTATCGGCGACGGTGACCGGGGTGTCATCTGCGGCCGTGAGGAGGAGTGTCTTGCTGCGCGCGATCGCGAGCAAGAGGTCGACTGTGACGCAGAAGATGTCCGCGACACAGGCCAAGCGCCTTGGATTGCCGagctcccctccccggctTCCGTGGCGACTACGCCGGGACACAACGGATCACCATTTAGTGGCATGGGCACACCGCTCACCACCTTAATCGAAGAGTTCCGCCACGAAAACGAGCGGACTCCGTCCCCTCAACTGGGCCCAGGCTACGCGCGCCACGAGATTgagggcatcggcggccgggTTAAGCGCAAGCTGGTCCGCATGGTGCGCGTCGGGGCCTGCGTACCTGAATGGGATGACGAAAAGGGGAGCGGGAGCCGCGTCCTGGCACCAGAAGTTAACGGCTGTTGTCGAAGCTGGtgcggctggtgctggaggGTCATTCCCGGGAGGAAGGACATCAACGAGGAGACATCTTCCGTGGGCAGCGCGCGCCGACCGTCGTCTGTGAGCAGCgggggtcgtcgtccctcATCGTGA
- the CHS2_2 gene encoding Chitin synthase (TransMembrane:7 (o545-564i576-600o620-642i654-679o699-721i830-851o871-897i)~COG:M~CAZy:GT2_Chitin_synth~EggNog:ENOG503NUPC) — protein sequence MDHRGSPYRTPSPGHPLQQGYQLEENPYNQQQRLTPGAHGQYQRYGTPSDQLDINAAHSVDNLSYGAHHQGYGDSVVNPELMHDEYGGRHATYPNQPPHDDGYYDQRPVDDGHGYDLDDRRPMLEHQQSSYDDPYHDQPPPPQQQQQQQQQMGPGVKRWKTVKKVLLYRGNLVLDCPVPPILLQQNPHGERDEFTHMRYTAATCDPSDFYNENFTLRQKLFSKPRHTELFIVVTMYNEDDVLFARTMIGVFKNIEYMCNRPNSKTWGKDAWKKIVVCVVSDGRAKINPRTKAVLSGMGVYQEGIAKQQVNGKDVTSHIYEYTTQTHLTLKNDVVGLVHKRQPVQMLFCLKEKNQKKINSHRWFFQAFGRVLDPNICVLLDAGTRPGGNSIYHLWKAFDLEPMCGGACGEIKAMLGTGGKNLINPLVATQNFEYKMSNILDKPLESAFGFISVLPGAFSAYRYVALQNDKNGKGPLEKYFLGETLHGGSSAGLFESNMYLAEDRILCFELVTKRNCHWILQYVKSANGETDVPDTVTELVLQRRRWLNGSFFAAIYAIAHFHEFFRSDHSMLRKLAFFVEFVFQTINMIFAWFAIGNFFLVFKILTTSLGNKDLLGKTGEILGVVFTWLYGVCLITCFVLSMGNRPAGSGKLYSAMVWFWACIMIYLMFAAIFIAVKAIIADVNDADGFSIDQLFKNPVFYTLIISVMSTFGIWLIASLIMFDPWHMITSFVQYMLLTPTYTNVLNVYAFCNTHDVSWGTKGDDKVEKLPSVNTKGGEGKTDLPDEGDLNAQYQREVSLFSTKFKAVKTPPTAAQLQEKQMDYYRGVRTGVVLIWMITNFALAAVVLSSAGLEKITPTRGSLENEQLARSNIYMTIVLWSVAVLSGFKFLGALWFLIVRMFRGV from the exons ATGGATCATCGCGGGAGTCCGTATCGGACCCCGTCGCCTGGCCATCCCCTCCAGCAGGGCTACCAGCTTGAGGAGAACCCTTACAATCAACAGCAGCGGCTGACACCAGGCGCCCATGGCCAGTATCAGCGCTACGGCACGCCGAGCGATCAGCTTGATATAAATGCGGCG CACTCGGTCGATAATCTGTCGTATGGCGCCCACCACCAGGGCTACGGGGATAGCGTCGTCAACCCCGAGCTGATGCACGACGAATATGGCGGGAGGCATGCGACATACCCGaaccagccgccgcacgaCGATGGCTACTACGACCAGCggcccgtcgacgatggccacGGAtacgacctcgacgaccgccgGCCGATGCTGGAGCACCAACAGTCGTCTTACGACGACCCCTACCacgaccagccgccgccgccgcagcagcagcagcagcagcagcagcagatgggCCCAGGAGTCAAGCGCTGGAAGACAGTCAAGAAGGTCCTGCTGTACCGCGGgaacctcgtcctcgactgCCCTGTGCCGCCGATACTGCTCCAACAGAACCcccacggcgagcgcgacgagttCACCCACATGCGCTACACGGCGGCCACGTGCGACCCGTCCGACTTTTACAACGAGAACTTTACGCTGCGGCAGAAGCTGTTCAGCAAGCCGCGCCACACGGAGCTCTTCATCGTTGTGACCATGTacaacgaggacgacgttTTGTTTGCGCGCACCATGATTGGCGTCTTCAAGAACATCGAGTACATGTGCAATCGACCCAACAGCAAGACGTGGGGCAAGGACGCCTGGAAGAAGATTGTCGTGTGCGTCGtcagcgacggccgcgccaaGATCAACCCCCGCACCAAGGCCGTCTTGTCCGGCATGGGCGTCTACCAGGAGGGCATCGCGAAGCAGCAGGTCAACGGCAAGGACGTGACCTCTCACATCTACGAGTATACCACGCAGACGCACCTGACGCTCAAgaacgacgtcgtcggcctcgtccacaAGCGCCAGCCCGTGCAGATGCTCTTTTGCCTCAAGGAGAAGAACCAGAAGAAGATCAACTCGCACCGCTGGTTCTTCCAGGCGTTTGGGCGCGTGCTCGACCCCAACATCTGCGTCCTGCTCGATGCCGGCACGCGACCCGGTGGCAACTCTATCTACCACCTGTGGAAGGCTTTTGACCTGGAGCCcatgtgcggcggcgcctgtgGCGAGATCAAGGCTATGTTGGGCACAGGCGGCAAGAACCTGATCAACCCGCTCGTCGCGACGCAGAACTTTGAGTACAAGATGAGCAACATCCTCGACAAGCCTCTGGAGTCGGCGTTTGGCTTCATCTCCGTCCTGCCGGGTGCCTTTTCGGCGTACCGCTACGTTGCGCTGCAAAACGACAAGAACGGCAAGGGTCCGCTGGAAAAGTACTTCTTGGGCGAGACGTTGCACGGAGGCAGTAGTGCCGGTCTCTTTGAGTCCAACATGTACCTGGCCGAGGACCGAATTCTCTGCTTTGAGCTCGTCACTAAGCGCAACTGCCACTGGATCCTGCAGTACGTCAAGTCGGCCAACGGCGAGACGGACGTGCCCGACACGGTCACGgagctggtgctgcagcggcgccgctggctcAACGGatccttcttcgccgccatctaCGCCATCGCCCATTTCCACGAATTCTTCCGCTCCGACCACTCGATGCTCCGAAAGCTGGCCTTTTTCGTCGAGTTTGTCTTCCAGACCATCAACATGATCTTTGCGTGGTTCGCTATCGGCAACTTCTTCTTAGTATTCAAGATTTTGACTACCAGTCTGGGCAACAAGGACCTGCtgggcaagacgggcgagatTCTGGGCGTCGTCTTCACCTGGCTGTACGGCGTCTGCCTCATCACCTGCTTTGTGCTGTCCATGGGTAATCGGCCGGCGGGGTCTGGCAAGCTGTATAGCGCCATGGTGTGGTTTTGGGCGTGCATCATGAT ATATCTCATGTTTGCGGCCATCTtcatcgccgtcaaggccatcattGCCGACGTCaatgacgccgacggcttCAGCATCGACCAGCTGTTCAAAAATCCCGTCTTCTACACACTCATCATATCCGTCATGTCGACGTTTGGCATCTGGCTCATCGCGTCGCTCATCATGTTCGACCCGTGGCACATGATCACGTCGTTTGTGCAGTACATGCTCCTCACGCCGACGTACACCAACGTGCTTAACGTGTACGCGTTTTGCAACACGCACGACGTGTCGTGGGGCACAaagggcgacgacaaggtcgAGAAGCTCCCCTCGGTCAATAcaaagggcggcgagggcaagacggacctccccgacgagggcgacctcAACGCCCAGTACCAGCGCGAGGTGTCCCTCTTCAGCACAAAGttcaaggccgtcaagaCGCCCCCCACGGCCGCGCAGCTCCAGGAGAAGCAGATGGACTACTACCGCGGCGTGCGCaccggcgtcgtcctcatctgGATGATTACCAACTTtgccctcgcggccgtggtgctcagttcggccggcctcgagaaGATTACCCCCACGCGCGGCTCGCTTGAGaacgagcagctcgcccgctccAACATCTACATGACTATTGTGCTGTggagcgtcgccgtcctcagCGGCTTCAAGTTCCTCGGCGCGCTGTGGTTCCTCATCGTCCGCATGTTTAGAGGCGTCTAG